A stretch of Burkholderia sp. HI2500 DNA encodes these proteins:
- a CDS encoding TetR/AcrR family transcriptional regulator produces MQRVRAEVRRQDLVAATVAVIAEHGVKGATTRRIAEAAGCPLASLHYVFHSKDELLFAVYESLIDLIRSDSPEPPEHGTLSDLAEFNLRSVMTWFEANPTYAKTQSELYTWALRHQPDMATGALRISQEGARANLATAEPRADAKVLDAIARLTIVLIDGLLFSWFAQEDSKRLAADVDHASKMLAAYATTLSDARPAAKPPRKSVRKH; encoded by the coding sequence ATGCAGCGAGTACGGGCTGAAGTCCGCCGCCAGGACCTCGTCGCGGCGACTGTCGCGGTGATTGCAGAGCACGGTGTGAAGGGTGCCACGACCCGTCGCATCGCCGAGGCTGCAGGATGCCCACTGGCGTCCCTGCACTACGTGTTTCACTCAAAGGACGAGCTGCTGTTCGCCGTCTACGAGTCCCTGATCGACTTGATCCGCTCGGATAGCCCCGAGCCTCCGGAGCACGGCACCCTGTCGGATCTGGCAGAGTTCAACCTGCGCTCCGTCATGACCTGGTTCGAAGCCAACCCGACATACGCGAAGACCCAGTCGGAGTTGTATACGTGGGCGCTCAGACATCAGCCCGACATGGCCACTGGCGCGCTTCGCATCTCCCAGGAAGGTGCCCGGGCCAATCTGGCGACCGCCGAGCCGCGTGCAGATGCCAAGGTGCTGGACGCCATCGCGCGGCTGACCATCGTCCTGATCGACGGTTTGCTCTTCTCGTGGTTTGCCCAGGAAGATTCGAAACGTCTGGCTGCCGATGTCGACCACGCCAGCAAGATGCTGGCCGCCTACGCGACGACACTGTCGGACGCCCGCCCTGCCGCCAAGCCCCCTCGCAAGTCGGTACGGAAGCACTAA
- a CDS encoding NAD(P)-dependent oxidoreductase, with translation MSNVIAVLGLGVMGSAIAATLIDNGAEVVVWNRKAEKAQRLRELGARVAERATTALDEADVIVVVTATPVDLAADFEALGERLKGKTVVNLATGRPSEVQKLDQIVRGAGAKFISGTIQCFPPDIGRENAVILFGGDEKTWSEVEPLLRKIAPQSTYVSARPDVPNVLDAGLTGTFVFGAGAAFLEGLRFVVNSGISIDEIRDLIPTYLAGQTHFIEGLFESVAASDYQPRGADLDIYARATELFQQAQEDIGQPPRILKALRERILSSIAEGSGDRGYAALFNH, from the coding sequence ATGAGCAACGTGATTGCTGTCCTGGGCCTGGGGGTGATGGGGTCCGCCATTGCCGCCACCCTGATTGACAATGGTGCGGAAGTCGTCGTCTGGAACAGGAAGGCTGAAAAGGCGCAACGTCTGCGCGAACTGGGCGCCCGGGTTGCCGAGCGCGCCACCACCGCCCTTGATGAGGCGGACGTCATCGTCGTCGTGACGGCAACGCCGGTTGACCTCGCGGCGGACTTCGAGGCGCTGGGCGAGCGCCTGAAAGGGAAAACGGTGGTCAATCTGGCCACGGGGCGCCCGTCCGAAGTCCAGAAACTGGATCAAATCGTGCGTGGCGCCGGCGCAAAATTCATCAGCGGAACGATCCAGTGCTTCCCGCCGGATATCGGCCGCGAGAACGCCGTCATCCTGTTTGGCGGCGACGAGAAGACCTGGAGCGAGGTGGAGCCGCTGCTCCGGAAGATTGCTCCGCAATCCACCTACGTCAGTGCACGACCTGACGTGCCGAACGTGCTCGATGCCGGGTTGACGGGCACGTTCGTTTTTGGGGCTGGCGCGGCCTTTCTGGAAGGTCTCAGATTCGTGGTGAACTCGGGCATTTCGATCGACGAGATTCGCGACCTGATTCCAACCTATCTCGCCGGTCAGACTCACTTCATCGAAGGTCTGTTCGAATCCGTGGCGGCATCCGACTATCAACCGCGCGGAGCGGACCTCGACATCTACGCACGAGCAACCGAACTGTTTCAGCAGGCGCAGGAAGATATCGGGCAGCCGCCGCGAATCCTGAAGGCGCTACGCGAGCGAATCCTGTCATCCATTGCAGAAGGCAGTGGTGACCGAGGGTACGCCGCACTCTTCAATCATTGA
- a CDS encoding TetR/AcrR family transcriptional regulator, producing the protein MTRVRAALRRQDFVDAAVEVIAAHGVAGATTRRIAEAACCPLASLHYVFHTKDDLFDAVYESLFDLLAANAPADREFHSFGELAGWQLRKNVEWLVQHPSYARAQSELIQWAERHRPDFALKTYVETIERTIAYLGKCAPQVSHDAIESVARMSIILIDGLLNSWQGDTNIRELRANLDSVSSALEAFATSLSSSTVQA; encoded by the coding sequence ATGACAAGAGTTCGCGCTGCGTTGCGGCGACAGGATTTTGTTGACGCTGCCGTTGAAGTCATCGCCGCGCACGGCGTCGCTGGAGCCACCACGCGGCGAATCGCCGAAGCCGCATGCTGCCCACTGGCATCGCTGCATTATGTATTCCATACCAAGGACGATCTGTTCGACGCGGTTTACGAATCCCTGTTCGATCTGCTCGCGGCGAATGCCCCCGCTGACAGGGAATTTCATTCTTTCGGCGAACTCGCCGGATGGCAACTGCGCAAGAATGTCGAATGGCTCGTGCAGCATCCGTCGTACGCCCGGGCACAGTCTGAACTGATCCAGTGGGCAGAGCGTCATCGCCCCGATTTTGCGTTGAAAACCTATGTCGAGACCATCGAGCGAACGATCGCTTACCTCGGCAAGTGCGCGCCACAAGTCAGCCATGACGCGATTGAATCCGTCGCCAGAATGAGCATCATCCTGATCGATGGATTGCTGAACAGTTGGCAAGGCGACACGAATATCCGCGAGCTCAGGGCGAACCTGGATAGTGTAAGTTCAGCGTTGGAGGCGTTTGCCACCTCCCTCTCGAGCTCGACGGTGCAGGCTTGA
- a CDS encoding aldehyde dehydrogenase family protein: MPIFEADHLRKAFIGGRWVEPVNGGVEHDIINPATGEVSGVLLFSDEADVNLAAQAARDAFAAFSNTPLVERLAMLERVIGAYTERLQDMADAITLEMGAPMDAISRPLQAALGLWHLHTTLEVAKQYPFERTQGTSRIVKEPVGVCGLITPWNWPMNQVMCKVAPALVAGCTIVLKPSQNAPYSAIVLAEIIEKAGVPPGVFNLVQGSGQRLGRAIASSPLFDMVSLTGSTSAGVEVAQAAATTIKRVTLELGGKSANIILDSENFQQGVTHGVLQMMANSGQTCTAPSRMLVPAHRLEEAEQIAVAACGQVVVGDPRDPGTTMGPMANQRQHRKVQEMIQTGIDEGAVLLSGGLGNPPGLERGYYVKPTVFSRVNNRMTIATEEIFGPVLVIIPYRDESDAVAIANDSPYGLSGYVYGDSIEQAERVARQLRTGMVHLNGAPVDIAAPFGGYKQSGNGREWGYAGIEEFLETKSMIGATPGAVS, translated from the coding sequence ATGCCGATTTTCGAAGCAGACCATCTCCGCAAGGCGTTCATCGGCGGCCGTTGGGTGGAGCCGGTGAACGGTGGCGTGGAGCACGACATCATCAATCCGGCGACGGGCGAAGTCTCCGGCGTGTTGCTGTTTTCTGACGAAGCCGATGTGAACCTGGCCGCGCAGGCGGCGCGCGACGCGTTCGCGGCGTTCTCGAACACACCGCTCGTCGAGCGGCTCGCGATGCTCGAGCGCGTGATCGGTGCCTACACCGAGCGGCTGCAGGACATGGCGGACGCCATCACGCTCGAGATGGGTGCGCCGATGGACGCCATTTCTCGCCCGCTTCAGGCGGCACTGGGGCTCTGGCACCTTCATACGACGCTGGAAGTGGCGAAGCAGTATCCGTTCGAACGCACCCAGGGCACGTCGCGGATCGTGAAGGAGCCGGTGGGGGTGTGCGGGTTGATCACGCCATGGAACTGGCCGATGAACCAGGTCATGTGCAAGGTCGCGCCGGCGCTGGTGGCGGGTTGCACGATCGTGTTGAAGCCCAGTCAGAATGCGCCGTACTCGGCCATCGTGCTCGCCGAGATCATCGAGAAGGCCGGCGTCCCTCCCGGCGTATTCAATCTCGTGCAGGGCTCCGGGCAGCGCCTGGGCAGGGCCATCGCGTCCAGCCCGCTCTTTGACATGGTGTCGCTGACGGGTTCGACGAGCGCCGGCGTGGAAGTCGCTCAGGCCGCTGCGACGACGATCAAGCGGGTGACGCTCGAGCTAGGCGGAAAGTCGGCGAACATCATTCTGGACAGCGAAAACTTTCAGCAGGGTGTCACGCATGGCGTGCTCCAGATGATGGCCAACTCCGGCCAGACGTGCACCGCGCCTTCGCGCATGCTGGTGCCGGCGCATCGGCTCGAGGAGGCAGAGCAGATCGCAGTGGCCGCATGCGGGCAGGTCGTCGTCGGCGATCCGCGCGATCCCGGTACGACCATGGGGCCGATGGCGAACCAACGCCAGCATCGCAAGGTGCAGGAGATGATCCAGACGGGCATCGACGAGGGCGCGGTGCTGCTGTCGGGTGGGCTCGGCAATCCCCCGGGGCTTGAGCGAGGCTACTACGTCAAGCCGACGGTCTTCAGCCGCGTGAACAATCGCATGACGATTGCAACCGAGGAGATTTTCGGCCCCGTCCTGGTGATCATCCCCTATCGGGATGAATCGGACGCGGTCGCCATTGCCAACGACTCACCGTACGGACTGTCCGGCTACGTCTATGGCGACTCGATCGAACAGGCGGAGCGCGTCGCCAGACAGTTGCGGACCGGGATGGTGCATTTGAACGGCGCGCCCGTCGACATCGCGGCGCCGTTCGGGGGGTACAAGCAGTCCGGTAACGGACGAGAGTGGGGCTACGCCGGCATCGAGGAGTTCCTGGAGACGAAGTCGATGATCGGCGCGACGCCGGGCGCCGTCAGCTAG